In one Saccharibacillus brassicae genomic region, the following are encoded:
- the addB gene encoding helicase-exonuclease AddAB subunit AddB, producing the protein MTLQIRLGRSGSGKTSRILDEIRAKMQQDPLGPPLLLIVPEQSTFQTEYALFAGKEGGGSLRAQVLSFHRLAYRVMQETGGSALTAIGDEGKRMLLYRLLRERRGDLRLFGASSEQPGFIAKLNDLYTELKRYKIDSAVLEQHMQDLVSAGHSPLLREKLEDALPVYRDFESKLSELYVDSEDTLIRLAEQLGESSLVRGAQVWIDGFYGFTPREYEVIAGLLGTAESVVCSLTLDRPYDGGERPDDLDLFHQTASTYRKLCKLAEGAGSGCETVEAEAGSLPRFAGSPLLAALEEQLRGGRRGAREVGERERLNADGEAAITLHAANDRRAEADAAAREMLRLSREHGARYRDMAVFVRNLDDYESVLAPVFEEYGIPVFTDRRKNVLHHPLAEFVRGALDVVQYRWRYEDVFRCVKTDLLLPEEREGGISRDDMDRLENFVLASGIRGTRWTDGRPWRDAPKMSLDDEGRPVVEEEAAESAARMERLEACRDRITAPLAAFERELNRAGTAREMCEAVYRMLDAAEAPQRLDRMAHVSAQQGDPQAADVHRQIWGAMMDLLDQIAELIDAEEVTVEQFAGMLETGIAGLTLGLVPPALDRVLLGDMTRTRPLGIRYAFVLGLNDGVVPLSPLQNGLLSEPERIRLAESGLELAPGSERRLLDEKLLVYHTLTSASHRLWLSYALSDDEDKPLLPSEIALDLRAAFPFIGERRENALPLPGLPAAEYRNFVTRPEATLPHLLSQLRLWKAGTEIHPLWWDVLSAYQERPEWESLLVSRLASLVYTNESDRLTRETSQRLYGRKLRSSVSRMEKFTACAFSHFASHGLKLKERQLYKLNAPDIGQLFHAALSDIAMRLKLENRSWGSLSAEECLAEARAAVDKIAPRLQGEILFSTSRYGYISRKLMDIVGRASIILGEQARRGDFEPLGIELDFGPGKDLPPLMFELDNGCTMEIVGRIDRVDVAEGEDGLLLRVIDYKSSGKELHLHEVYYGLSLQMLTYMDVLLTHAEDWIGAPALPAGTLYFHVQNPLLTSANGMARQEAAQEMLKRFKMKGLVLADPDVVSKMDRDLTSGQSPVIPVAVKKDGGFYSSSTVADPQQWESLLKGVRRNIAGIGRRITEGESEARPYRIQQEKACDFCPYHSVCQFDESLDDSGYNHLGKPGRDRVWDLFREADGDVYREENR; encoded by the coding sequence ATGACTTTACAGATTAGGCTCGGACGTTCCGGAAGCGGCAAAACCAGCCGGATTCTGGACGAGATTCGCGCGAAAATGCAACAAGACCCGCTGGGCCCGCCGCTGCTGCTGATCGTGCCGGAACAGTCGACGTTCCAGACGGAATACGCGCTGTTTGCCGGCAAGGAAGGCGGGGGAAGCCTGCGTGCCCAGGTGCTCAGTTTCCACCGCCTCGCGTACCGCGTCATGCAGGAGACGGGCGGTTCCGCGCTGACGGCGATCGGCGACGAAGGCAAGCGGATGCTGCTGTACCGGCTGCTCCGGGAGCGCCGCGGCGATCTGCGGCTGTTCGGCGCGTCGAGCGAGCAGCCGGGATTTATCGCCAAATTGAACGATTTGTACACGGAACTGAAACGGTACAAAATCGATTCGGCCGTGCTGGAGCAGCATATGCAGGACCTCGTGTCGGCCGGCCATTCGCCGCTGCTGCGCGAGAAGCTCGAAGACGCGCTGCCGGTATACCGGGATTTTGAGAGCAAGCTGTCCGAGTTGTACGTCGATTCGGAAGATACGCTGATCCGCCTGGCGGAGCAGTTGGGGGAATCGTCGCTCGTGCGCGGGGCGCAGGTATGGATCGACGGATTTTACGGATTCACACCGCGCGAATACGAAGTGATCGCGGGGCTGCTCGGGACGGCGGAGTCCGTCGTGTGTTCGCTGACGCTCGACCGGCCGTACGACGGCGGGGAACGACCGGACGACCTGGATCTGTTCCACCAGACCGCTTCGACTTACCGGAAGCTGTGCAAGCTGGCCGAAGGCGCGGGAAGCGGCTGCGAGACGGTAGAAGCCGAAGCGGGTTCGCTGCCGCGCTTCGCGGGCAGCCCGCTGCTGGCCGCGCTGGAAGAACAGCTGCGCGGCGGCCGGCGCGGAGCGCGGGAAGTCGGCGAACGCGAACGGCTGAACGCCGACGGGGAAGCTGCGATCACGCTGCACGCCGCCAACGATCGCCGGGCGGAAGCCGACGCGGCGGCGCGGGAGATGCTGCGCCTGTCGCGGGAGCATGGGGCGCGTTATCGGGACATGGCCGTTTTCGTGCGTAATTTGGACGATTACGAGTCGGTGCTGGCGCCGGTGTTCGAAGAATACGGCATTCCGGTGTTCACCGACCGCCGCAAAAACGTGCTGCATCATCCGCTCGCCGAATTCGTGCGCGGCGCGCTTGACGTCGTGCAGTACCGCTGGCGGTACGAAGACGTTTTCCGCTGCGTGAAGACCGACCTGCTGCTGCCGGAAGAGCGGGAAGGCGGTATTTCGCGCGACGATATGGACCGCCTGGAGAACTTCGTGCTGGCGTCGGGCATACGCGGCACGCGCTGGACGGACGGTCGGCCGTGGCGCGACGCGCCCAAAATGTCGCTCGACGACGAAGGACGTCCGGTAGTGGAAGAAGAAGCCGCGGAATCGGCGGCGCGCATGGAGCGGCTCGAAGCGTGCCGCGACCGCATCACGGCGCCTCTGGCCGCGTTCGAACGCGAACTGAACCGGGCGGGTACGGCCCGGGAAATGTGCGAAGCCGTCTACCGGATGCTGGACGCGGCCGAAGCGCCGCAGCGTCTCGACCGGATGGCGCACGTCTCGGCGCAGCAGGGCGATCCGCAGGCGGCGGACGTGCATCGGCAGATCTGGGGAGCGATGATGGATCTGCTCGACCAGATCGCCGAGCTGATCGACGCCGAGGAAGTGACCGTGGAGCAGTTCGCGGGCATGCTGGAGACCGGCATCGCGGGCCTGACGCTCGGCCTCGTGCCTCCGGCGCTCGATCGCGTCCTGCTCGGCGATATGACCCGGACGCGTCCGCTCGGTATCCGGTACGCGTTCGTGCTCGGCCTCAACGACGGCGTCGTGCCGCTGTCCCCGCTGCAAAACGGGCTGCTGAGCGAACCGGAGCGGATTCGCCTGGCCGAAAGCGGGCTGGAACTCGCGCCGGGTTCGGAGCGGCGGCTGCTCGACGAGAAGCTGCTCGTCTACCATACGCTGACCAGCGCTTCGCACAGGCTGTGGCTGAGCTACGCGCTCAGCGACGACGAAGACAAGCCGCTGCTGCCGTCGGAGATCGCGCTCGACCTGCGCGCCGCGTTCCCGTTTATCGGCGAACGCCGCGAAAATGCCCTGCCGCTGCCGGGCCTGCCTGCGGCCGAATACCGGAATTTCGTCACGCGGCCGGAAGCGACGCTGCCGCATCTGCTGTCGCAGCTGCGGCTGTGGAAAGCGGGCACCGAGATCCATCCGCTGTGGTGGGACGTGCTGAGTGCTTACCAGGAACGGCCCGAATGGGAATCGCTGCTCGTCAGCCGGCTGGCTTCGCTCGTGTACACGAACGAATCGGACCGGCTGACGCGGGAGACGAGCCAGCGGCTCTACGGCCGCAAGCTGCGTTCGAGCGTCTCGCGCATGGAGAAATTTACGGCCTGCGCGTTTTCCCATTTCGCTTCGCACGGGCTCAAGCTCAAAGAGCGGCAGCTGTACAAGTTGAACGCGCCCGATATCGGGCAGCTGTTCCATGCGGCGCTGAGCGATATCGCCATGCGGCTCAAACTGGAGAACCGCAGCTGGGGCTCGCTTTCAGCCGAGGAATGTCTCGCCGAAGCGCGCGCGGCCGTCGACAAGATCGCGCCGAGGCTGCAGGGCGAGATTCTATTCAGCACGAGCCGGTACGGCTATATTTCGCGCAAGCTGATGGATATCGTCGGCCGGGCTTCGATCATTTTGGGCGAGCAGGCCCGCCGGGGCGATTTCGAACCGCTCGGCATCGAACTCGATTTCGGTCCCGGCAAAGACCTGCCTCCGCTGATGTTCGAGCTGGACAACGGCTGCACGATGGAAATCGTGGGCCGGATCGACCGGGTCGACGTGGCCGAAGGCGAAGACGGGCTGCTGCTGCGCGTGATCGATTACAAGTCGAGCGGCAAGGAGCTGCATCTGCACGAAGTGTATTACGGATTGTCGCTGCAGATGCTCACCTATATGGACGTGCTGCTGACCCACGCGGAAGACTGGATCGGCGCGCCGGCGCTGCCGGCGGGAACGCTCTATTTCCACGTGCAGAATCCGCTGCTGACGTCGGCCAACGGCATGGCGCGCCAGGAAGCGGCGCAGGAGATGCTCAAGCGCTTCAAGATGAAAGGGCTTGTGCTGGCCGACCCGGACGTCGTATCCAAAATGGACCGCGACCTGACGAGCGGCCAGTCTCCGGTCATTCCGGTCGCGGTCAAAAAAGACGGCGGCTTCTACAGCAGCTCGACCGTCGCCGATCCGCAGCAGTGGGAATCGCTGCTCAAAGGCGTCCGGCGCAATATCGCGGGCATCGGCAGACGGATCACGGAAGGCGAATCGGAAGCCCGTCCGTACCGGATCCAGCAGGAAAAAGCGTGCGATTTTTGTCCGTACCATTCGGTCTGCCAGTTCGATGAGAGCCTGGACGATTCGGGTTACAACCATCTGGGCAAACCGGGACGCGACCGGGTCTGGGACCTGTTTCGCGAAGCGGACGGAGACGTCTACAGGGAGGAGAATCGATAA
- a CDS encoding class I SAM-dependent rRNA methyltransferase: MAKVILDKNRKKRLEEGHPWIYKSEIAGTEGAITPGDLVEVTDHRGKPLGTGYYNENSQITVRLLSHGVVEEMDERFFASRFRDCLRHRDRFVGGDAYRLVYGEADFLPGLIVDRFADILVVQILTLGMDRRRDEIVSALVEVLSPAGIYERSDVSVRLLEGLEETTGVLYGECPRHVTVSENGLKLKVDIEQGQKTGYFFDQRENRASIAPLMTGWGERSGIELQDVEGTRRPVNKNGKVVDFPYWDGATVLECFSHTGSFTLHACAYGAKKVTCLDISAHAIESARENVSLNGFDDRVEFVVADAFDYLRENVKGLEERKRRSEGTSKVDTSVPMPAGGGRSWDVVILDPPAFAKARAAVKGAVRGYKDINLHGMKLVSEGGYLVTASCSYHMKPDLFLDTIHEAARDAGKTLRLIEWQAAGKDHPQLLGVEEGHYLKFAIFEVRSR, encoded by the coding sequence TTGGCAAAAGTCATACTGGACAAAAACCGGAAAAAGCGTCTTGAAGAAGGCCATCCGTGGATTTATAAAAGCGAGATCGCCGGTACGGAAGGCGCCATAACGCCGGGCGATCTGGTCGAAGTGACCGATCACCGCGGCAAGCCGCTCGGCACGGGCTATTACAACGAAAATTCGCAGATCACGGTCCGGCTGCTGTCGCACGGCGTCGTCGAAGAGATGGACGAGCGCTTTTTCGCGTCGCGTTTCCGGGACTGCCTGCGCCACCGCGACCGGTTCGTCGGCGGCGACGCATATCGCCTCGTCTACGGGGAAGCCGACTTCCTGCCGGGACTGATCGTGGACCGCTTCGCGGACATTCTCGTCGTGCAGATTCTGACACTCGGCATGGACCGCCGGCGAGACGAAATCGTCAGCGCGCTGGTCGAAGTGCTGTCTCCGGCCGGCATTTACGAGCGCAGCGACGTATCGGTGCGCCTGCTGGAAGGACTGGAAGAAACGACAGGCGTGCTGTATGGCGAATGTCCGCGCCACGTGACCGTATCCGAGAACGGGCTGAAGCTCAAAGTCGATATCGAGCAGGGGCAGAAGACCGGTTATTTCTTCGATCAACGGGAGAACCGCGCTTCGATCGCTCCGCTCATGACCGGCTGGGGAGAGCGCAGCGGCATCGAACTGCAGGACGTGGAAGGCACGCGCCGTCCCGTCAACAAAAACGGCAAAGTCGTCGATTTCCCGTATTGGGACGGTGCGACGGTGCTGGAATGCTTCTCGCACACGGGCAGCTTCACGCTGCATGCCTGCGCCTACGGAGCCAAAAAAGTAACGTGCCTCGACATTTCGGCGCATGCGATCGAAAGCGCGCGGGAGAACGTCAGCCTGAACGGCTTCGACGATCGGGTCGAGTTCGTCGTGGCGGACGCGTTCGATTATCTGCGCGAAAACGTCAAAGGGCTTGAAGAGCGCAAACGCCGCTCCGAAGGCACGTCCAAAGTCGATACGTCGGTTCCGATGCCGGCCGGCGGCGGACGCAGCTGGGACGTCGTTATCCTCGATCCGCCGGCGTTCGCCAAAGCGCGCGCGGCCGTCAAAGGCGCGGTGCGCGGCTACAAGGACATCAATCTGCACGGCATGAAGCTGGTCAGCGAAGGCGGTTATCTGGTGACGGCGAGCTGCTCGTACCACATGAAGCCGGATCTGTTTCTGGACACGATCCACGAAGCGGCGCGCGATGCGGGCAAAACGCTGCGCCTGATCGAATGGCAGGCGGCCGGCAAAGACCATCCGCAGCTGCTCGGCGTCGAAGAAGGCCATTATTTGAAGTTCGCGATTTTTGAAGTGCGCAGCCGGTAA
- a CDS encoding NUDIX hydrolase, producing MSRTEISAGGVVYRRESGKLQIQLIQDRYGKVSLAKGKREVGETPREAALREIREETGIEGRIVELVDIIRYQYENEKYGLVDKEVRYYLVEALGGQLRAQQEEIRGVEWFSPEEALILHKKSGYENNHPILRSAMQMLGLKL from the coding sequence GTGAGCAGAACGGAAATATCGGCGGGCGGCGTCGTATATCGCAGAGAAAGCGGAAAGCTTCAGATCCAACTCATTCAGGACCGCTACGGCAAAGTCTCGCTCGCCAAAGGCAAGCGCGAAGTCGGCGAGACGCCGCGGGAAGCGGCCCTGCGCGAAATTCGCGAAGAGACCGGAATCGAAGGGCGGATCGTGGAGCTCGTGGACATCATCCGCTACCAATACGAGAACGAAAAATACGGGCTGGTCGACAAGGAAGTCCGGTATTACCTGGTCGAAGCGCTCGGCGGACAGCTGAGAGCGCAGCAGGAAGAAATTCGGGGCGTCGAGTGGTTTTCCCCGGAAGAAGCGCTGATCCTGCACAAAAAATCGGGGTACGAAAACAACCACCCGATTCTGAGATCGGCTATGCAAATGCTCGGCCTGAAGCTGTAA
- the mtaB gene encoding tRNA (N(6)-L-threonylcarbamoyladenosine(37)-C(2))-methylthiotransferase MtaB has translation MPSVAFYTLGCKVNFYDTEAIWQLFKKEGYEQVEFDQTADVYLINTCTVTNTGDKKSRQIIRRAVRRNPNAIVAVTGCYAQTSAAEILEIPGVDLVIGTQDREKILPLVDEIKAKREPINAVRNIMKTRTFEELDVPSFNGHTRAFLKIQEGCNNFCTFCIIPWSRGLSRSRDPQSVLNQARQLVAAGYKEIVLTGIHTGGYGDDMDQYRLSDLMEELDKVEGLERIRISSIEASQIDDKMLDVLKRSTKMCRHFHIPLQAGDDSVLKRMRRKYTVAEFAEKIARIRETMPDVAITTDVIVGFPGETEEMYQNGYTFMQQIGFSEMHVFPYSQRTGTPAARMEDQVDDEVKNARVHELIQLSERMQLEYAEKFVGQVVDVIPEKNEKGLYPQGWVAGHSDNYLTVLFEGSQELQGKLCRVKITEAGANECRGQLLRVLDEVQAASVS, from the coding sequence ATGCCATCGGTCGCTTTTTATACGCTGGGCTGCAAAGTCAATTTCTATGATACGGAAGCCATCTGGCAGCTGTTCAAAAAAGAAGGGTACGAACAGGTGGAGTTCGATCAGACGGCGGACGTCTACCTGATCAATACATGTACGGTCACGAATACCGGCGACAAGAAAAGCCGCCAGATTATTCGCCGCGCCGTGCGCCGCAATCCGAACGCGATCGTCGCGGTGACAGGCTGCTACGCGCAGACGTCCGCGGCCGAAATTTTGGAAATTCCCGGCGTCGATCTCGTCATCGGCACCCAGGACCGCGAGAAGATCCTGCCGCTCGTCGACGAGATCAAAGCCAAGCGCGAGCCGATCAACGCCGTGCGCAATATCATGAAGACGCGCACGTTCGAAGAACTCGACGTGCCGAGCTTCAACGGCCATACGCGCGCGTTTCTCAAAATCCAGGAAGGCTGCAACAATTTTTGCACCTTCTGCATCATCCCGTGGTCGCGCGGACTGTCCCGCAGCCGCGATCCGCAAAGCGTGCTGAACCAGGCGCGCCAGCTGGTCGCCGCCGGGTACAAAGAAATCGTGCTGACGGGTATCCATACGGGCGGCTACGGCGACGATATGGACCAGTACCGCCTGTCCGACCTGATGGAAGAACTGGACAAGGTCGAAGGACTGGAGCGGATACGCATCAGTTCGATCGAAGCGAGCCAGATCGACGACAAGATGCTGGATGTGCTGAAGCGGTCGACCAAAATGTGCCGCCATTTCCATATTCCGCTGCAGGCGGGCGACGATTCGGTACTCAAACGGATGCGCCGCAAGTATACGGTCGCCGAGTTTGCCGAGAAGATCGCGCGTATCCGCGAGACGATGCCGGACGTGGCGATCACGACCGACGTAATCGTCGGCTTCCCGGGCGAGACCGAAGAAATGTACCAAAACGGCTATACGTTCATGCAGCAGATCGGATTCTCGGAAATGCACGTTTTCCCGTATTCGCAGCGTACCGGCACGCCGGCCGCGCGGATGGAAGACCAGGTGGACGACGAGGTCAAAAACGCGCGCGTTCACGAACTGATCCAGCTGTCGGAACGCATGCAGCTTGAATACGCGGAGAAGTTCGTCGGCCAGGTCGTCGACGTCATTCCCGAGAAAAACGAAAAAGGACTGTATCCGCAAGGCTGGGTTGCCGGACACAGCGACAACTACCTGACCGTCCTGTTCGAAGGTTCGCAAGAACTGCAGGGCAAACTGTGCCGGGTCAAGATTACCGAAGCGGGCGCGAACGAATGCCGCGGCCAGCTGCTGCGCGTTCTGGACGAAGTCCAGGCGGCGTCGGTATCCTGA
- a CDS encoding 16S rRNA (uracil(1498)-N(3))-methyltransferase has product MQRYFVEKEQFEQDKVRIVGEDARHIGKVMRGRPGDPIIVCDGRERLVLAELETVEQGEVIASVLEEIAEKSEARFRVSIAQSLPKGDKLETVIQKCTEIGAAAFVPFLSERTVVQYDAKKEEKRLQRWSKIAKEAAEQSHRSRIPGVLQPLTYKQLLKTFEAYDLVLFCYEKENGQQLRDLVRPFAEGRPEGAANILVVVGPEGGFSEREADEASAAGAKVAGLGKRILRAETAGMTALSCILYESGEMGGI; this is encoded by the coding sequence ATGCAGAGATATTTTGTGGAAAAAGAGCAGTTTGAACAGGATAAAGTTCGTATCGTCGGCGAAGACGCGCGCCATATCGGCAAAGTGATGCGCGGTCGGCCGGGAGACCCGATCATCGTCTGCGACGGGCGGGAACGCCTCGTGCTGGCCGAACTCGAAACGGTCGAGCAGGGCGAAGTGATTGCGTCCGTGCTGGAAGAGATCGCGGAGAAAAGCGAAGCCCGTTTCCGCGTCAGCATCGCCCAGAGTCTGCCCAAGGGAGACAAGCTGGAGACGGTGATCCAAAAGTGTACGGAGATCGGCGCGGCGGCGTTCGTGCCGTTCCTGTCGGAGCGCACCGTGGTGCAGTACGACGCGAAGAAGGAAGAGAAACGGCTGCAGCGCTGGAGCAAGATCGCCAAGGAAGCGGCCGAGCAGAGCCATCGCAGCCGGATTCCGGGCGTGCTTCAGCCGCTGACCTACAAGCAGCTGCTCAAGACGTTCGAAGCGTACGACCTCGTCTTATTTTGCTATGAAAAAGAAAACGGACAACAGCTGCGGGATCTCGTGCGCCCGTTTGCGGAAGGACGGCCGGAAGGCGCGGCGAACATTCTCGTCGTCGTCGGCCCCGAAGGCGGGTTCTCCGAGCGCGAAGCGGACGAAGCGTCCGCGGCGGGCGCCAAAGTCGCCGGTCTGGGCAAACGCATCCTGAGAGCGGAGACGGCCGGGATGACCGCGCTGTCTTGCATTCTGTACGAGTCCGGAGAAATGGGAGGAATTTAA
- a CDS encoding site-2 protease family protein — translation MENFLAFSFDELPFVLIVLIIAFTVHEFAHAYAAYKLGDPTAQLLGRVTLNPARHVDFLGMILILIAGFGWARPVPVTRENFSRPRLMGVIVSAVGPLSNLLIAFVGAIVYAGLQVNGVLDAASTSRGIEAVVLFFEKLIQLNVLLFLFNLVPLPPLDGYRIIEDIAPKPLRRKLQAIEPYSIFIFLMIVFIPPLRDNTIGRLGIWVYELSQAMFDFGVRLFT, via the coding sequence ATGGAAAACTTTCTCGCTTTTTCGTTCGACGAACTTCCGTTCGTCCTGATCGTGCTGATTATCGCGTTCACCGTGCACGAATTCGCGCATGCGTACGCGGCGTACAAACTGGGCGATCCGACGGCGCAGCTGCTCGGCCGCGTCACGCTGAATCCGGCGCGCCACGTCGATTTTCTCGGCATGATCCTGATTCTGATCGCGGGATTCGGCTGGGCGCGTCCCGTCCCGGTCACGCGCGAGAACTTCAGCCGTCCGCGCCTGATGGGCGTCATCGTCTCGGCGGTCGGCCCGCTGAGCAATCTGCTGATCGCTTTCGTCGGGGCGATCGTCTATGCGGGGCTGCAGGTGAACGGCGTGCTGGACGCAGCTTCGACGTCGAGAGGGATCGAAGCGGTCGTCCTCTTTTTCGAAAAACTGATCCAGCTCAACGTGTTGTTGTTCCTGTTCAACCTCGTGCCGCTGCCTCCGCTGGACGGGTACCGGATTATCGAAGATATCGCGCCGAAGCCGCTGCGCCGCAAGCTTCAGGCGATCGAGCCGTATTCCATTTTCATTTTCCTGATGATCGTGTTCATCCCGCCGCTTCGCGACAATACGATCGGCCGGCTCGGCATCTGGGTGTACGAACTTTCGCAGGCGATGTTCGATTTCGGCGTCCGATTGTTCACGTAA
- the prmA gene encoding 50S ribosomal protein L11 methyltransferase — translation MLWHELTIHTTEEAVEAISNFLHEAGAGGVSIEESGNLNKKRESPYGEWYDQPLNDIPEGRAEIKGYFSEDVDIESVLEEVRNRTTELATFDIDTGSPTFASRLVDEEEWATAWKAYYKPLKVSDKLTIKPLWEEYEAAEGEHVIELDPGMAFGTGTHPTTALCLRALESIVQGGEEVIDVGTGSGILAIGAIKLGAQRVMALDLDPVAVRSARENVTLNGLDEQILVKESDLLSVLTPNEEGQSAPINVELPVQIVVANILAEVILLFTHDVYAALRPGGLYLASGIYKDKEQAVRDGLTAAGLTIRDVHREEEWLAFIAEKVV, via the coding sequence ATGCTGTGGCACGAATTGACCATACATACGACCGAGGAAGCGGTGGAAGCGATCTCGAATTTCCTGCACGAAGCGGGAGCGGGCGGCGTTTCGATCGAAGAATCCGGCAATTTGAATAAGAAGCGCGAAAGTCCTTACGGCGAATGGTACGATCAACCGCTGAACGATATTCCGGAAGGCCGCGCCGAGATCAAAGGCTATTTTTCCGAAGACGTCGATATTGAGTCGGTGCTGGAAGAAGTGCGCAATCGCACGACGGAACTTGCGACGTTCGATATCGATACCGGCAGTCCGACGTTCGCAAGCCGCCTGGTGGACGAAGAAGAATGGGCGACCGCCTGGAAAGCGTATTACAAGCCGCTCAAAGTGTCCGACAAACTGACGATCAAGCCGTTATGGGAAGAGTATGAAGCGGCGGAAGGCGAACACGTGATCGAACTCGATCCGGGCATGGCGTTCGGCACCGGCACCCATCCGACGACGGCGCTGTGCCTGCGGGCGCTCGAAAGCATCGTTCAGGGCGGGGAAGAAGTGATCGACGTCGGCACGGGTTCCGGCATTCTGGCGATCGGCGCGATCAAGCTCGGAGCCCAAAGAGTCATGGCGCTCGATCTGGACCCTGTCGCCGTGCGAAGCGCGCGGGAGAACGTGACGCTGAACGGGCTGGATGAACAGATTCTGGTCAAGGAAAGCGATCTGCTGTCGGTGCTGACCCCGAACGAAGAAGGGCAGTCTGCCCCAATCAACGTGGAGCTGCCGGTGCAGATCGTCGTCGCCAACATTTTGGCCGAAGTGATTCTCCTGTTCACGCACGACGTATACGCGGCGCTGCGTCCGGGCGGCCTGTACCTGGCGTCCGGCATTTACAAAGACAAGGAACAAGCGGTGCGCGACGGTCTGACCGCGGCCGGCCTGACGATTCGCGACGTGCATCGCGAGGAGGAATGGTTGGCGTTTATCGCGGAAAAGGTGGTGTAA
- a CDS encoding PH domain-containing protein has product MIYCTNCGAPCPDDAKFCGKCGHALSGGAAPGDISRQAPSTAEENQSAGAEQTLWEGRPSDLGDQIRTGLLLNNVRYTITSQRLIVTTGLIGKKSEELELVRVKDITLEKTAMDRMMGVGTITVHSSDPTTPTVLLEDVRDAEKVKDLLRGAVRAEKERSGTRYREDL; this is encoded by the coding sequence ATGATCTATTGCACAAACTGCGGAGCCCCGTGTCCGGACGACGCCAAGTTTTGCGGAAAATGCGGACATGCGTTGAGCGGAGGCGCCGCGCCGGGCGACATATCGCGTCAGGCGCCGTCTACGGCAGAGGAAAATCAGTCTGCGGGCGCGGAGCAAACGCTCTGGGAAGGCCGTCCGTCCGATCTGGGCGACCAGATCCGTACGGGGCTGCTGCTCAACAACGTCCGCTACACGATTACGAGCCAGCGGCTGATCGTTACGACCGGCCTGATCGGCAAAAAGTCGGAAGAACTGGAATTGGTCCGGGTCAAAGACATTACGCTGGAAAAAACGGCGATGGACCGCATGATGGGCGTCGGCACGATCACCGTCCATTCGAGCGACCCGACCACGCCGACGGTGCTGCTCGAAGACGTCAGGGACGCCGAGAAAGTCAAAGACCTGCTGCGCGGCGCGGTACGCGCGGAGAAAGAACGGTCCGGCACGCGCTACCGCGAAGATCTGTAG